TTATTTCCTCAATCCAACCAAACTTATGAAGGTTTTCCATGCCTTTATAGAAACTCCCAACGCCTGGTAAGATGATATGCGAAGCTATTTTTAAGTCACTAGGGTTATTAGAAATAAATGGATTAGCCCCACACTCTTGTAAAGCTTTAAATACCGAACCTAAGTTTCCCATTCCGTAATCAATAATTACTACATTATTCATTAGTTATCAAACTTCACTTTAGTTAGATTACCGTCTTTATCTTTTACTAGATTGCCATTCCTATCAGTTAAAAACAACTTTTTATTTGTAAAACGATCACATATATTTATAAACTCTTCAATTGTCATATCTAGAGGCTCAAGTATTTCGTTAATAGGTTTGCCAAGATAAGTCCATGGGAACTTTCCATCATGTTTACGTACCAGGGATAATGCATCTTCCCGTGTAAGTCTTCCTCTACGTACATGCAGACATGCAATATCTGTTGCTCTACCAAAGCCAAATTTCAAGTATTTAAAATAATCATGAATTCCAGTCTGGTAATTATCTAAGTTCTCATAATTTACAATAGAACCTTCTACTATCTTATTATAGGTCTCAAAACCATTTGCTTGCGAAATTAAAGCATTTGTATAACCATCCCAAGGCATAAAGTATCCTAGAAATAGTCCCGTTACTCCTACATTACTTAGTTCTTCATCGGTTGGATAATTATAAGGAATTAAATGTTTCTGCTCTATTTCTTCAAGTCCAACTAAATCAGATACACGTAACCCTAATAATCCACCAAATTCCTCTAACCATCTTCTATTTAATACATTGCTTTCACTAGCAGTTGCTGGTCCACCGTATTCATTTTGAGAATTTTCCCCCCAGATAATAAGAGGTATATTAAATTGAACAGCAGCACGAACAGGCATTGTAAAGATACCTACATGCTCTGGCCATGAAATATCTCCAACATGAGTTAAGCCAATTTTGTTTAATTTTGCTCTAACTATAGGGTTTGGCGACATCTCTACAAAGTCAACCCCCAGTTTCTTTATGTTTTCAATATTTCTCTTCCCGATATCACTTAAATCACAAGTTGTAGCATTTACACATAATGGATTCATGCCTAACTCAAGGAGTCTTATAACTTGGTAAGTGCTGTCTTTCCCTCCACTAACAGGTACTATGCAATCCCAATTTGATCCATCCTTTGAGCGATATCGTTCAAGAATATTTAGTAATTCCTGATATCTATCTTCCCAGTTAATCTCTTTTCTACCTTCAAAGCTTCGACAAGCGCTGCATACTCCACTTTCATCGAGCTTTAAATCAGGTTTAGAACTAGGCATTACACAACGTTTACAATATGTTATCATTTTACTCTCCTTAAGATTTAATTTTTGGATAATAGAAACCACGTTATATCATCTTGAGGGAAATTATTATCCTTATGATAAACAAAACCATAATTTACTAAATTTAAATCAGGATACTTATTCATCATTTCTCCAGCAAAATCTCTTTTGAAGAGCTTTTCACTATTACCCCTATAATCAATTTCTACAGGTGAAGGGTTATAATATTCAGCAATACAAATATACTTATTACTCGACTCATACATTAGCTCATATACCAAATTTAGATAATCAGGATTTATATGAATTAACACACCTCTAGTAAAAACAAAATCTCTTTTATAGTCAACTTTATATTCAAGTATGGAATTATGGTATACCTTTGCTCCTCCCCACTTTTTCAATTCCTCAACAGCTTCTGAGTTTATCTCCACTCCTGATAACTCTGCTTCAGGATTTAAATGTTTGAGAGCTTTTAGATTTATACCTATGTTACAGCCAAGTTCAAGAAAAGAACTTACTTTCGAAGTACCATTTAGTATTTTTGTGAACAGTGACATACTACTCGCCAAGACCTTCAAATCTTGGTTACGAAGTATATAGTCATTACCAAACGAGCTTGCCCAGAATAATTCCTGCTCAGTTTTATATTCCACTACATTAACCTCCTAATGTTTCAGCTTAGTTCTTTATATATCAACCTAATTTCATATAAGGTTATCTTCTTTTATGTTAATATATCTTTATTCTTTTGGGTCACCCGAAAATACCATTCCATAATTTTTACTTTATGGTAGAATATAGTAAGTTCCCTTGTTATATTTTATTACTTTCAAATGTAAACATTCAATTCCTAATAATAAACACTAGCTAATTAAAAGTTCACTTTGATAAATTCATCTAGGCTTGTAATTTTTGTCCCACTTATTTTGGCTCCACCTTCAGTTGCATCAAAAAATTCGATATCCTTCTCTTGAGCAATCCTATTCTCTATCCATCTTAAGTAGGAATATAAATTTTTACTAGTATAAACAACTTGATTATTTATATCCTTAATTGGCCTTAATGATTTTCTATTCTGTATTTCTTGAAAAAAATAGGTATCTTTCGCATGTGATTTTTCATCAGTAAAGGCTAAATCTTGTCCAACAAAGATAATTGGATTAGCGTTTAAATTTATTGCAATATCGAGTGCCGCTGTCGCAACTGAACCACCTGTGGAAATAGTTTTATATCCCTTTTTTCTAGCAAACTCTTCAGCTAATGGGAAGCCTGTCTGAAATGCAACAAATTTGGTTCCTTTATAATTTTTCAAGATATTCTTGTTACAAGTAGAAAGCACAATTATTGGAATGTCTATTTCAATACCTTCTAGCTGATTACAAACCAATTCTTCAGGATCAGTGATGACAATTAGGTCTGGCAAGACTCCAACCTGAAGTAATGGCTTTACCGCAGTACCTACAGCTAGTATTATTGATTTTCCTTTAACATTGATAAGTTCTCTTTTGTTTTTGTCTAATGACGGTCCAGCAGACACTATAAAATATGGAAGGCCCTTATAATTAATACCTAGTTCTTCAAAACTACCATGAAAGTTGTTAATATTTTCACTAAAGTTGGATGTCATTAAGTCAGACGTTCTATTGATAGAATTTGACCTTATTCTATACTCCTCGAACAAGTATCGAATTTCTCTGTATATCTCTGGTATAACCTGTACAGAAGGCAGGTGTAGGACTAGCTTTGAGTTTTTAATTTTTAACAGACTATTTATTTCACGTACGAATTGATACGGATTGCTATTATATATAATACTTACATTTTTATTTGCCGCAATGCTACTTAAATCAATATTGTTAAGTGCTGCATGAATAATGTCTTCATTGCTTTCTATGATGTATACTTTAATGCTGCTATCTATATTTAAAAGTGCCTCTATATGATAAAGCAACCCTAGTCCATATACTATATAAGTACGAATATCGGATTTATAGTTTGCTTCCGCAAAGACACTTGCTTCATTCATTGGGTTATATTGACTATGGATAAAGATAGTTTTATCGTTTTGTTTTAGTTTAACTGTTGGTAAACCAGTTTTTGTTGGGAGAATTTCATACCTTTCTCCATCACCACCATGACCAAATAGTTGTTTAAAGGTATTAAACGTTTCGGGCATGTGCTCTTTTAATAATTTTTTATTTAAATCTAATAACATTGTGATACTTTCCTATGCTTTCTAACCAATTATTTAAACTTTCTAATAGCTCATACTCCAACAAGTCAGCTATTAATACAAAATCTTGATTTTCTAAAGTAGATACTAACTCTATTAATATATTATTTATCTTTGCTTTTTCAAATATTAAACCGAATTCCCTTAAGATACCCTCAAGATGAGATATTATATCAATACACCACTTTACTCCATCTATTGCTTGATCAAACAAGTTGAGAGCTTGGTGTTCATCCTGTTTTTTAAAACCAATAATTATTTGCTCCATTGCCGGTATTAACTTCTGATTATAATTAATATACTCTTGACAAACTTCTTCAATATTTATTGACATAAAAATCCCTCCGAATAAGTCGTAGTTAATCCACTTCTCTAAGAGCAGCGTCTGCAGTTTCTATTGACTTATGAATATACAAATACTGTTTTATTAAACCTTCCAACAGCACATTTCGCTTTTCCTGAATATCTTCAATAGTATTTATTTTATTATGGACACCAGTAGTTATTGTAGTAATATATTGATTACCTGTATGGATAATTAATTCTTTATACGAATTATTACTTTCCAATTCTTCTGTTAATAGTTCAATTTCTCTATACTTTCTAGAGAAATTCTTTTTATCTTTAGCATTAAATAATTTATAAGTCTTATCTATCCTTTTTTTCGATAATTTCTTACATATATTCAGGTCTGTAGTTGTGTCTAAAATAAATTGGTTAAATTTTTCCAGGTTTATGTCTGAAGAAATGTTATATCCTTTTTTTAACAAATCATCCATATTATATTCTCTAGTACAGTATTTCTGTAACGCATAATTAAGAGAGATGTTAGGTATACCTTTTATCGGGGTTCCACCTTCTGTACAGTTGTAAATCCCTTCATCCTTGTTAAAGAAACCAACATAGTCTTCAAACCAATTCTTCATTAAAAGAAGGTCACTCTTCGTATAAATTTCATCACCATGAATGTCTTTTACCACTATAAATTCATTAGTATCTTCTACTTCTAGTTCAGCCATCATTTCTGGATCATCACCGTGGATATTGCCTTTAGCATACCTATAATTTCCGGTGTAGGCTAGATCTTGACCAACTAGTATCACAGCAGATGGGTTAAGCCAATAAACAAGATCAAGCGTAATATTGGCTACAGAAGGACCAGCTCTAAAAACAGGAACATCAGAGTAAAACTTATTATAAAACGGATATTCACATGCGATATTCATCCAAAATTGCTTTCCTTTATAGACATCCAACGCTCTATGGTGAACTATATTACTATATATAAAAATAGGTTTAGTACTTTTAACTTTTTCAAATATGCGAGCCTCAGGTGCACTACCATCAACACCAACAATGAAGTGAGGTATCACGCCGTTTTTCTCTAGGATATTAATTGAAGAACCTACTGCTATAATTAAGGATTTGTTGTAAGCACCTTTTAATAGATGTACATTTTTCTCTAATGATGGACCAGCAGAAACAATAATTACTGGCTTTCCGCTAAAAATATTCTTTAAATGTCCTACGGAAGGGTTAGTGCCTAAATACTTTAAATTTTTAATAGTATTATAGAGCCACGTTTGTGAAAAAACTATCTCAGTACCAATATTTCCTCTTTTACTTAATATCTGTTTAGATAAATTATCTTTAACATCCCTAATGTACTCAGCAAACATTCTATTATGAAATGATAATTGTTTTATATATAGGCTCTTTATCTTATTTTCGTTTATAAAACTATCTACTATTGTACCTACAATGTATGGTGGTAAGTCCACTAAAAAAACGATAAGCTCATCCTTAAGATATTCCGTAAAGTCTTGTACTTGCAAGGCCTCGTTAAATATCTCTAAAGAAGGTTCAATGACAATTAACTTTTTGTCTTGAAACTTCTGTCTGAGGATTGGTAGATAATAGCCAAGTCCCAATCCAAATATCAGTATTGTATCTTCGTTATTCAATGAAAATGATTCAACGAAACTTCCAGCTTCACGTTGTGGGTTATAACTACTATGGACAAACAATCCAGATTTATTTTGTAAAGTATAACCACCGAATTTACTTTGCACACGTGTAAAATCGTTTACATTAGCCAAATGCTTAGTAATCCTAACCTTTAAATCTGGGTAATATTTAGTCATAGCCTCTAGATTAACATCTAACATAATAATTTCCCCTGTAAAAGTATTTTAAAAAAAGTCGACACAAAGCGTCGACTTTTTAGTCAATAAAGTAATTAATTATCTTAATAATTGAAGCACAGCTTGAGGCTGTTGGTTAGCTTGTGCAAGCATTGCTTGTGATGCTTGATTAAGAATGTTAGAACGTGTAAATTCCATCATTTCTTTCGCCATATCTACGTCACGGATACGTGATTCAGATGCTTGAATATTTTCAGAAGCATTATCAAGGTTTTTGATTGTATGCTCTAAGCGATTTTGATTAGCCCCTAACTTCGAACGCTCTGAAGATACAGTTTTAATCGCCGCATCAACTAATGCAATCGCAGATCCAGCAGCAGTATGTGTACCTACTGAAAGTGCATTTACAGAAAGAGCGCTAGCTCCCATATTAGAGATTGATACCGTCATGTTCACTGACTGATCAGCACCAATTTGTAAATTCTTTCCACTAAAGCTACCATTTAAAAGTTTTTGTTCATTGAATGTAGTTGAAGTAGAAATACGATCAATTTCCGCTACTAATTGAGTTAACTCATCATTAATCGCTGTTCTGTCAGCTGATACATTAGTATCGTTGGCAGCTTGAACTGTTAATTCGCGCATACGTTGTAGGATAGCATGTGTTTCATTTAATGCACCCTCAGCTGTTTGAATTAGTGAAATTCCATCTTGTGCGTTACGAGATGCTTGATCCAACCCACGTACTTGAGCACGCATTTTTTCAGAGATTGAAAGACCAGCTGCATCGTCACCAGCACGGTTAATACGAAGACCTGAAGATAGCTTCTCCATTGAATTTCCAGCTGAATTAATGTTCATTCCCATTTGACGGTGAGCATTCATTGCATTTAAGTTATTATTGATAATCATAATAAAATTCCTCCTTGAATTTGGTTGTTGTCCGCCCACATCCTTGTGGTTGGAAATACTTTAAACAAGAATGAGAGATAAGTCGGCCGCCTTTTTTCTCATTTTTGTTTTACATACTTTATATCGGAGGATTTTTTTGATTGTTTAATAGTTTTTTGAAAAAATTATATTTTTTGTAGAAATAAAGAGAACAGCCGTTATGTTAAAGGCTGTTCTCCCTATTTCTTAAAGCTCCCTGTCAACTGCTTTAATAAGTCAACAGCAGCTACTGATGCCTTGCTATTTTCTTCTTGTATCGCTAAGTAGATCTCTTTTCTCTGAATTTCAACAGATCGTGGTGCATTTATTCCAAGCTTAATTTGATCTCCCTCAACTGCTAGTACGGTAATCTCGATATTATCTCCAATCATAATTGATTGATCCTTTTTCCTTGAAAGAACAAGCATAGATTACCCCTCCTTACCAACAGCTTGTAGCATTAATAAGTGTTTAGTATGATAGTTCACATCATTTAAGGAAATTTGTTTTGCTTTATTAATTTTAGTATTGATAATAACAGGTCCTTGAAGATTCACCGTTGTATTTGTAAACGGCTCTTTTACAGTTAAGATAGTGTAAATTAATACGTCAGCCTCTTTTTCTATTTCTAGTGAATCAACCGTCGAGTCGGTTAGCTTTACTTGATAGTCCGGAAAAAACTCAAAAGGTGAAACAACAACAAAACCAAGTTCTGGTGTTTTCACTGACTGTAAAATTAGAAAAGGTGTTGTTTCATCAAAGGGTAGCACTACGAATTGCTTTTCCTCTAAAAAACTCGGTATACCACTCTCAAAATGAAGAATGGTTTCTTCCTGTATTTCTACTTCCCCTAAATATTTTGTCTCAATTTTCATTTGATCACCACTTTACATTATTTCATATTGCTATTGTAATGCAGATGCTTGTCTTTTTAAACATACTTATGGAAAAAGCCTCGATCTGTATGATCGAAGCTACAATTGTTGATTAACGTTAATACCTACTGCCTGAAAGGAAATACTCTGCTTTTGCTTGAGATAAACGTCGGTCTGCCATTTGCGGTGGCTGATCTCTGTTTCCCTCGGATTAGCGTTTGTCGTGACATTCCCACCAGAGAACCTGATGTTTAAATTCGCTGGCTGATAGTTAGTTTTCACAGAAAAAGGCCTTGGCATTTGCGCGATAGTTGCTTGTTTTTCTGTGAAGAGAATGCTGTCTATCTTGGCCAGGTGCGCAAAGATATCGCCACCGCTGCCGTTTTCGATTCGCATCATTTGATCGCCTTCTCTGGCATACTTAGCGGTTACCTGAGCAGCATTACTTCTTCCCTTTGCAGCAAATTCTTCATTCAAACGGTAGACGTGCTTAAGGTTAGCAGAAGCAAAGGCTTCCCGTTGGTTAATTGTTAGCCTGGCTGGCGTTGTTTGAATGTCAATTGCTGCATGCTCCTGCCTTATCGTAATATCTGCATGTCCTCGACTAATATGAAGATGGGGGCGCTGTGACTGCACACCAATTTGAGCGTTTGTTGAACGGATTTGAATTGATGGTAATTGCAACGGGTAGCTCCCCCTTACTTTATTTTTAACGTAAAAAGTCCATTAATGTCGGTTGAATAATTCTTGCTCCTGCTGCTAATGCTGCACGATGAACACTTTCTTGTGTCGTAAGATCGATAATAACCTTCTCAAAGTCAGCGTCTTCATTATTGGACATAATTCGTTTCGCAATAATCTCTTGTTCCCAAACACGGTTTTCTATCATTTCGATTCGGTTAAATCTTGCCCCTTGTTCTGCGCGTTCGTTGACGACGTTATCAATATGTCCAGCAACAACATCGATTAATGCAGAGATATCAGCTGATGACGTTGTTGGGTTGGATAATGCTTGTTCAATTTTAATTAAATCACTAAATAGTTTGTCTGTAAAAACAGTCGTTGGGTTTATATTTACTGGAACATAGACACCTTTTAGTAACTCAATGTTAACATTCTGGTCATTCGTAGAAACAGCATTTTCTAGCGACGGTACTTCACCTTCAGCTAAAGCCTGTTCTTGTGCAGCTCTGATTGCTGCCTCATTTACAGGTGGATTAATCGTATCTGTTCCATTAAAAATGAATTTGTTATTAATTTTCGTATTAGCAAGACCTACTAG
This portion of the Anaerobacillus alkaliphilus genome encodes:
- a CDS encoding N-acetyl sugar amidotransferase, yielding MITYCKRCVMPSSKPDLKLDESGVCSACRSFEGRKEINWEDRYQELLNILERYRSKDGSNWDCIVPVSGGKDSTYQVIRLLELGMNPLCVNATTCDLSDIGKRNIENIKKLGVDFVEMSPNPIVRAKLNKIGLTHVGDISWPEHVGIFTMPVRAAVQFNIPLIIWGENSQNEYGGPATASESNVLNRRWLEEFGGLLGLRVSDLVGLEEIEQKHLIPYNYPTDEELSNVGVTGLFLGYFMPWDGYTNALISQANGFETYNKIVEGSIVNYENLDNYQTGIHDYFKYLKFGFGRATDIACLHVRRGRLTREDALSLVRKHDGKFPWTYLGKPINEILEPLDMTIEEFINICDRFTNKKLFLTDRNGNLVKDKDGNLTKVKFDN
- a CDS encoding pseudaminic acid biosynthesis-associated methylase, which encodes MEYKTEQELFWASSFGNDYILRNQDLKVLASSMSLFTKILNGTSKVSSFLELGCNIGINLKALKHLNPEAELSGVEINSEAVEELKKWGGAKVYHNSILEYKVDYKRDFVFTRGVLIHINPDYLNLVYELMYESSNKYICIAEYYNPSPVEIDYRGNSEKLFKRDFAGEMMNKYPDLNLVNYGFVYHKDNNFPQDDITWFLLSKN
- a CDS encoding motility associated factor glycosyltransferase family protein produces the protein MLLDLNKKLLKEHMPETFNTFKQLFGHGGDGERYEILPTKTGLPTVKLKQNDKTIFIHSQYNPMNEASVFAEANYKSDIRTYIVYGLGLLYHIEALLNIDSSIKVYIIESNEDIIHAALNNIDLSSIAANKNVSIIYNSNPYQFVREINSLLKIKNSKLVLHLPSVQVIPEIYREIRYLFEEYRIRSNSINRTSDLMTSNFSENINNFHGSFEELGINYKGLPYFIVSAGPSLDKNKRELINVKGKSIILAVGTAVKPLLQVGVLPDLIVITDPEELVCNQLEGIEIDIPIIVLSTCNKNILKNYKGTKFVAFQTGFPLAEEFARKKGYKTISTGGSVATAALDIAINLNANPIIFVGQDLAFTDEKSHAKDTYFFQEIQNRKSLRPIKDINNQVVYTSKNLYSYLRWIENRIAQEKDIEFFDATEGGAKISGTKITSLDEFIKVNF
- a CDS encoding motility associated factor glycosyltransferase family protein codes for the protein MLDVNLEAMTKYYPDLKVRITKHLANVNDFTRVQSKFGGYTLQNKSGLFVHSSYNPQREAGSFVESFSLNNEDTILIFGLGLGYYLPILRQKFQDKKLIVIEPSLEIFNEALQVQDFTEYLKDELIVFLVDLPPYIVGTIVDSFINENKIKSLYIKQLSFHNRMFAEYIRDVKDNLSKQILSKRGNIGTEIVFSQTWLYNTIKNLKYLGTNPSVGHLKNIFSGKPVIIVSAGPSLEKNVHLLKGAYNKSLIIAVGSSINILEKNGVIPHFIVGVDGSAPEARIFEKVKSTKPIFIYSNIVHHRALDVYKGKQFWMNIACEYPFYNKFYSDVPVFRAGPSVANITLDLVYWLNPSAVILVGQDLAYTGNYRYAKGNIHGDDPEMMAELEVEDTNEFIVVKDIHGDEIYTKSDLLLMKNWFEDYVGFFNKDEGIYNCTEGGTPIKGIPNISLNYALQKYCTREYNMDDLLKKGYNISSDINLEKFNQFILDTTTDLNICKKLSKKRIDKTYKLFNAKDKKNFSRKYREIELLTEELESNNSYKELIIHTGNQYITTITTGVHNKINTIEDIQEKRNVLLEGLIKQYLYIHKSIETADAALREVD
- a CDS encoding flagellin is translated as MIINNNLNAMNAHRQMGMNINSAGNSMEKLSSGLRINRAGDDAAGLSISEKMRAQVRGLDQASRNAQDGISLIQTAEGALNETHAILQRMRELTVQAANDTNVSADRTAINDELTQLVAEIDRISTSTTFNEQKLLNGSFSGKNLQIGADQSVNMTVSISNMGASALSVNALSVGTHTAAGSAIALVDAAIKTVSSERSKLGANQNRLEHTIKNLDNASENIQASESRIRDVDMAKEMMEFTRSNILNQASQAMLAQANQQPQAVLQLLR
- the csrA gene encoding carbon storage regulator CsrA, which gives rise to MLVLSRKKDQSIMIGDNIEITVLAVEGDQIKLGINAPRSVEIQRKEIYLAIQEENSKASVAAVDLLKQLTGSFKK
- the fliW gene encoding flagellar assembly protein FliW, translating into MKIETKYLGEVEIQEETILHFESGIPSFLEEKQFVVLPFDETTPFLILQSVKTPELGFVVVSPFEFFPDYQVKLTDSTVDSLEIEKEADVLIYTILTVKEPFTNTTVNLQGPVIINTKINKAKQISLNDVNYHTKHLLMLQAVGKEG
- a CDS encoding DUF6470 family protein, with amino-acid sequence MQLPSIQIRSTNAQIGVQSQRPHLHISRGHADITIRQEHAAIDIQTTPARLTINQREAFASANLKHVYRLNEEFAAKGRSNAAQVTAKYAREGDQMMRIENGSGGDIFAHLAKIDSILFTEKQATIAQMPRPFSVKTNYQPANLNIRFSGGNVTTNANPRETEISHRKWQTDVYLKQKQSISFQAVGINVNQQL
- the flgL gene encoding flagellar hook-associated protein FlgL; this encodes MRTTQMMLANNTLRHISSNYQRMGQIQDQLSTGKKITRASQDPVVAMNGMRYRTQVAEMEQFKRNLSETYNWMETTDATLDKVTQTLHRVRELTVQAANDSYTADQRENIRKEVSQLRDHLVGLANTKINNKFIFNGTDTINPPVNEAAIRAAQEQALAEGEVPSLENAVSTNDQNVNIELLKGVYVPVNINPTTVFTDKLFSDLIKIEQALSNPTTSSADISALIDVVAGHIDNVVNERAEQGARFNRIEMIENRVWEQEIIAKRIMSNNEDADFEKVIIDLTTQESVHRAALAAGARIIQPTLMDFLR